The Onthophagus taurus isolate NC chromosome 2, IU_Otau_3.0, whole genome shotgun sequence genome includes a window with the following:
- the LOC111427489 gene encoding WD repeat-containing protein 54-like yields MYKHDKCITLVTTASSFNQNLALLNVDEELSAEALAVVHESFINVIPVLYPHRRSKYVPLCDGEERGKGLIKQVKWVKLNGETYFIVLSNIGLQVYDAELIELKYFHACNEIGDDKNYTIGICVIKDEILCVGTHLGTVWMFRPNENNSSKFNVISRFYAHDEAVLLMDGYEDYMVTSSDMMTYMWVHKTKGFDIIRKLHVPGLFSKPSSLKVTNCLTFMGYDSGEFCIFDFFDEDYLSRTIGHKLKITAIDFSALTGYILTGSQDCYIKVWKFKQSLPEAQLLFSVLNEDGPICGAAFLNHTCTQFCAVAVDAININVYCKLEKENDTNVVDVEENEIEKIDDFHIIV; encoded by the exons ATGTACAAACACGATAAATGTATAACTTTAGTCACCACAGCTTCttcatttaatcaaaatttagcTTTATTAAATGTTGACGAGGAATTATCCGCCGAAGCTTTAGCTGTAGTTCATGAAAGTTTTATCAATGTTATTCCCGTTCTTTATCCCCATAGAAGAAGCAAGTATGTTCCTCTTTGTGATGGTGAAGAACGAGGAAAAGGTTTAATAAAAcag GTTAAATGGGTCAAACTTAATGGAGAAACATATTTCATTGTGTTATCAAACATCGGATTACAAGTTTACGATGCCGAATTGATCGAGCTAAAATATTTCCATGCTTGCAATGAAATTGGAGATGATAAAA ATTATACAATTGGAATATGTGTAATTAAAGACGAAATACTTTGCGTTGGTACCCATCTCGGTACCGTTTGGATGTTTCGCCCTAACGAAAACAACAGTTCCAAATTTAACGTTATCAGTCGTTTTTACGCCCACGATGAGGCCGTATTGTTAATGGACGGTTACGAAGATTACATGGTGACCTCGTCAGATATGATGACCTATATGTGGGTGCATAAAACGAAAGGATTTGatattataagaaaattacATGTTCCAgg tttattttctaaacCTTCATCATTAAAAGtaacaaattgtttaacatttaTGGGTTACGACAGCGGCGAATTTTgcattttcgattttttcgaCGAAGATTATTTATCTCGCACTATTGggcataaattaaaaataaccgCGATTGATTTTTCTGCTTTAACTGGTTACATTTTGACTGGTTCTCAAGATTGTTACATTAAAGTGTGGAAATTTAAACAAAGTTTACCTGAA gctcaattattattttcagtaCTTAATGAAGATGGCCCGATTTGTGGCGCtgcttttttaaatcatactTGCACCCAATTTTGCGCTGTGGCAGTTGAcgcaattaatattaatgtttattgtaaattagAGAAAGAAAATGACACAAATGTTGTGGATGTTGAAGAAAATGAGattgaaaaaattgatgattttcatattattgtttaa
- the LOC111427490 gene encoding general transcription factor IIH subunit 3 isoform X2, which produces MNLDPNNKDTSSELSQLDETSLLVIILDTNPGQRVLRENPHFLTQYTDSVIAFANAHLMQKAHNKLAVMACHSRVSEFIYPVPGKPLDIRQVDGQYEVFTLVEKTVKQNLAKVLTSESSTIYSESLLSGAVAMALCYIARIQRIKPPGCKVNSRILVITGSGNSASQYMNYMNVFFTAQKQGVVIDVCTLDQQLSLLQQGCDITNGLYLKVPQIQGLLQYLLWVFLPEPPIRQKLVLPPPVKVDYRAACFCHRELIDVGYVCSVCLSIFCKFSPICTTCHTVFKIPGPLAAKSKKKKIKL; this is translated from the exons ATGAATTTGGACCCGAATAATAAGGATACAAGCTCGGAATTATCACAATTGGACGAAACGAGTCTTTTGGTGATTATATTGGATACAAATCCAGGGCAAAGGGTTTTAAGAGAAAATCCTCACTTTTTGACTCAATACACCGATTCGGTGATAGCGTTTGCTAACGCacatttaatgcaaaaagctcACAATAAATTAGCAGTGATGGCATGTCATTCACGAGTTAG TGAATTTATTTATCCGGTACCTGGAAAACCTTTAGATATACGTCAAGTGGATGGTCAATACGAAGTTTTTACGCTTGTAGAGAAAACTGTTAAGCAAAATTTAGCTAAAGTATTAACTTCAGAGAGTTCTACAATTTACTCGGAAAGTTTATTGTCAGGAGCTGTTGCAATGGCTTTGTGTTATATTGCAAGGATACAACGAATTAAACCACCAGGGTGTAAAGTGAACAGTAGAATTCTGGTTATAACAGGAAGTGGAAACTCTGCTTCACAATATATGAATTAcatgaatgttttttttactGCTCAAAAACAAGGGGTTGTAATTGATGTGTGCACATTAGATCAACAGTTAAGTTTGTTACAGCAAGGTTGCGATATAACTAATGGGTTGTATTTGAAGGTGCCACAAATACAGggattattacaatatttattg TGGGTGTTTTTACCAGAGCCTCCAATAAGACAAAAATTAGTTCTTCCCCCTCCAGTTAAAGTTGATTATCGAGCAGCATGTTTTTGCCATCGTGAACTCATCGACGTTGGATATGTTTGTTCTGTTTGCTTATcaa tATTTTGTAAATTCAGCCCAATATGCACAACTTGTCA taCTGTATTTAAAATACCAGGACCATTAGCtgcaaaatcgaaaaagaagaaaattaagttataa